The Streptomyces noursei ATCC 11455 sequence TGGCCAGCAGGATCGCCACCACCGTCAGCACCGTGCCCAGCCACACCATGGTGTGCACCGGCAGGACGTACGCACCGACGACCTTGACCACGCACTCGATCAGCAGGGCGCTCCCCCAGACCGTCGAGAATCGCCGCTCCAGTTGCCGGAACCGCGCGCTGCGCGCCCACAGCCGGTCCCATGCGGCGTTCCCCTCCGGGCTTCCCTTGGTCACCCAGGGCCGGAGTCCGGCGGTCATCAGCGGGCGCCGGCCGCGCACCGAGAGCAGGATCGCGATCCCGACGACGCTGCTGACGCCGCTGTCCTTGGCCATCATCAGCCGGGCATCGCCGGTCAGGGTGCTCGTCGCCAGCCCCACCACGTTGACGACGAGGATCAGCAGCGCGAGGCCGTTGACCGTCCGCTCCCGGACCAGGCCCCAGATCGTGCGCAGCGCCGGGACCACGCTGCTCCAGGCCAGCGCGGCGACCGTGCTCATGCCGAAGCCCTCGGCGAGGAGGAAGTACGAGCCGAGCGGGATCGCGGCGTCCACGAACAGCGGCGTCAGGCTCCGCAGGAGTGCCCTGCCCTGGCTCGTGGTGGCGGTGACGGTGGCGGCTTGAGTCATGACGGGTCCCCCGGCGTGCGACGTGTGCTGTCTTCCTACGTCTTCAGCTTCGCCGAGGGGCCCCGTTCCGCACCATGAGCAAGTGTCCTGTCCTCCCCATGACATTTGTCATGCCCGGCGCCGGCACCGGGAGCGGGTGGGGAGGCAGGTCCGCCCGCGGACGCCCCCAACTAGGCCGCGTCGGCCAGCTCCTGGGGCC is a genomic window containing:
- a CDS encoding VC0807 family protein, which encodes MTQAATVTATTSQGRALLRSLTPLFVDAAIPLGSYFLLAEGFGMSTVAALAWSSVVPALRTIWGLVRERTVNGLALLILVVNVVGLATSTLTGDARLMMAKDSGVSSVVGIAILLSVRGRRPLMTAGLRPWVTKGSPEGNAAWDRLWARSARFRQLERRFSTVWGSALLIECVVKVVGAYVLPVHTMVWLGTVLTVVAILLAMVVAGGGSAEPMERMVKAEVGAAGEAATAGNAEPAPAAAA